A region of Streptomyces sp. NBC_01267 DNA encodes the following proteins:
- a CDS encoding gamma-aminobutyraldehyde dehydrogenase produces the protein MVNSFQVQDRFAAGAQYIDGQLRPGSSGKTQDVVDPATGKVVFSYETAGAADVDAAVAAARAAFPGWSAATPGERSDALHRFAAVLAERAEEFAYAESLQCGKPIKLSREFDVPGTVDNASFFAGAARHLQGQSAGEYSGDHTSYVRREPIGVVGSIAPWNYPLQMAAWKVLPAIAAGNTIVLKPAEITPLTSLMFAQAATEAGIPDGVVNIVNGLGKEAGEHLVGHPDVVMTSFTGSTAVGKRVAEIATDTVKRIHLELGGKAPFLVFDDADLEAAVHGAVAGSLINTGQDCTAATRAYVQRPLYDAFVEGVAALMSTLRLGDPFDESTDLGPLVSHAQRDRVAAFVERARGYARVVTGGAAPDGDGAYYLPTLIADAAQDSEIVQAEIFGPVLVVLPFDSDDEGIALANDTPYGLASSAWTRDVFRANRATREIQAGCVWVNDHIPIISEMPHGGYKASGFGKDMSVYSFEEYTQVKHVMYDNTAVARKDWHRTIFGDR, from the coding sequence ATGGTCAACAGCTTCCAGGTGCAGGACCGCTTCGCGGCGGGCGCACAGTACATCGACGGGCAGCTGCGGCCCGGTTCCTCAGGGAAGACCCAGGACGTGGTCGACCCGGCGACCGGCAAGGTGGTGTTCAGCTACGAGACGGCCGGTGCCGCCGATGTCGACGCCGCCGTGGCGGCGGCCCGCGCGGCCTTCCCCGGCTGGTCCGCGGCGACCCCGGGCGAGCGCTCCGACGCGCTGCACCGCTTCGCGGCGGTACTCGCCGAGCGGGCCGAGGAGTTCGCGTACGCCGAATCCCTCCAGTGCGGCAAACCGATCAAGCTGAGCCGTGAGTTCGACGTCCCCGGCACGGTCGACAACGCCTCCTTCTTCGCGGGCGCCGCCCGTCACCTCCAGGGCCAGTCCGCGGGTGAGTACAGCGGGGACCACACCTCGTACGTACGGCGCGAGCCGATCGGCGTGGTCGGCTCCATCGCCCCCTGGAACTACCCGCTCCAGATGGCCGCCTGGAAGGTCCTGCCCGCCATCGCCGCGGGCAACACCATCGTGCTGAAGCCCGCCGAGATCACCCCGCTCACCTCGCTGATGTTCGCGCAGGCCGCGACCGAGGCGGGCATCCCGGACGGCGTCGTCAACATCGTCAACGGCCTCGGGAAGGAGGCGGGCGAGCACCTCGTCGGCCACCCCGACGTGGTCATGACCTCGTTCACCGGGTCGACGGCCGTCGGCAAGCGCGTCGCCGAGATCGCCACCGACACCGTCAAGCGGATCCACCTCGAACTGGGCGGCAAGGCCCCCTTCCTGGTCTTCGACGACGCCGACCTGGAGGCCGCCGTGCACGGCGCGGTCGCCGGCTCGCTCATCAACACCGGCCAGGACTGCACGGCCGCCACCCGCGCGTACGTCCAGCGCCCGCTCTACGACGCCTTCGTGGAGGGCGTCGCCGCGCTGATGAGCACCCTCAGGCTCGGCGACCCCTTCGACGAGTCGACCGACCTCGGTCCGCTGGTCAGCCATGCCCAGCGCGACCGGGTCGCCGCGTTCGTCGAGCGCGCGCGTGGCTACGCACGGGTGGTGACCGGTGGTGCGGCGCCCGACGGCGACGGCGCCTACTATCTCCCCACGCTGATCGCCGACGCCGCCCAGGACAGCGAGATCGTCCAGGCCGAGATCTTCGGCCCGGTCCTCGTCGTGCTGCCCTTCGACTCCGACGACGAGGGCATCGCGCTCGCCAACGACACCCCGTACGGTCTGGCCTCCTCCGCCTGGACCCGCGACGTCTTCCGCGCGAACCGCGCGACCCGGGAGATCCAGGCCGGCTGTGTCTGGGTCAACGACCACATCCCGATCATCAGCGAGATGCCGCACGGCGGTTACAAGGCCAGCGGCTTCGGCAAGGACATGTCCGTGTACTCGTTCGAGGAGTACACACAGGTCAAGCACGTCATGTACGACAACACCGCGGTGGCCCGCAAGGACTGGCACCGCACGATCTTCGGGGACCGATAA
- a CDS encoding Lrp/AsnC family transcriptional regulator, which produces MQSVGVASRSADPRNGNGTPPIDAVSLAIIEQLQQDGRRPYAAIGKAVGLSEAAVRQRVQKLQDQGVMQIVAVTDPLTVGFRRQAMVGMRVEGDLDPVADALAAMNEVDYVVMTAGSFDLMVEVVCEDDDHLLELINKRIRALPGVRATESFVYLKLKKQTYQWGTR; this is translated from the coding sequence ATGCAGAGTGTGGGCGTGGCCAGTCGCAGCGCAGACCCCAGGAACGGGAACGGCACTCCCCCGATCGACGCCGTCTCCCTGGCAATCATCGAACAGCTCCAGCAGGACGGCCGGCGGCCGTACGCGGCGATCGGCAAGGCCGTCGGCCTCTCCGAGGCGGCCGTGCGCCAGCGGGTGCAGAAGCTCCAGGACCAGGGGGTCATGCAGATCGTCGCCGTCACCGACCCGCTCACCGTGGGTTTCCGGCGGCAGGCCATGGTCGGCATGCGGGTCGAGGGCGACCTCGACCCCGTCGCGGACGCGCTGGCCGCAATGAACGAGGTCGACTACGTGGTGATGACCGCGGGCTCCTTCGACCTCATGGTGGAGGTCGTCTGCGAGGACGACGACCACCTGCTCGAACTGATCAACAAGCGGATCCGCGCGCTTCCCGGCGTGCGTGCGACCGAAAGTTTCGTCTACCTCAAGCTGAAGAAGCAGACCTACCAGTGGGGCACCCGATAG
- a CDS encoding gamma-aminobutyraldehyde dehydrogenase, producing MTTELRRLRNYINGEFRDAADGRTIDVVNPATGETYATSPLSGQADVDAAMEAAAAAFPAWRDTTPGERQRVLLKIADAFEERAEDLIAAESENTGKPLGLTRTEEIPPMVDQIRFFAGAARLLEGRSAGEYMEGLTSIVRREPVGVCAQVAPWNYPMMMAVWKFAPALAAGNTVVLKPSDTTPASTLLMAEIIGAVAPKGVFNVVCGDRDTGRAMVEHKVPAMASITGSVRAGMQVAESAAKDVKRVHLELGGKAPVVVFEDADIAKAVEDISVAGYFNAGQDCTAATRVLVHESIHDEFVTALAKAASDTKTGQPDDEDVLYGPLNNANQLAQVSGFIDRLPAHAKVEAGGKRVGEKGFFYAPTVVSGLKQDDEIIQHEVFGPVITVQPFRDEEQALAYANDVEYALASSVWTKDHARAMRMSKNLDFGCVWINTHIPLVAEMPHGGFKKSGYGKDLSAYGFEDYTRIKHVMTSLDS from the coding sequence GTGACCACCGAGCTTCGCCGGCTGCGTAACTACATCAACGGAGAATTCCGGGACGCCGCTGACGGCCGGACCATCGATGTGGTCAATCCGGCCACCGGCGAGACGTACGCGACCTCCCCGCTCTCCGGGCAGGCGGACGTCGACGCCGCCATGGAGGCGGCTGCCGCGGCCTTCCCCGCCTGGCGCGACACCACGCCCGGTGAGCGCCAGCGCGTACTTCTGAAGATCGCCGACGCCTTCGAGGAGCGGGCCGAGGACCTGATCGCCGCGGAGAGCGAGAACACCGGGAAGCCCCTCGGGCTGACCCGCACCGAGGAAATCCCGCCGATGGTGGACCAGATCCGCTTCTTCGCGGGAGCCGCACGGCTCCTCGAAGGCCGCTCCGCCGGTGAGTACATGGAGGGCCTGACCTCCATCGTGCGGCGCGAGCCGGTCGGTGTCTGCGCGCAGGTCGCGCCGTGGAACTACCCGATGATGATGGCGGTCTGGAAGTTCGCCCCGGCCCTGGCCGCGGGGAACACCGTCGTACTGAAGCCCTCCGACACCACCCCCGCTTCGACGCTCCTGATGGCCGAGATCATCGGGGCCGTCGCACCCAAGGGCGTGTTCAACGTCGTCTGCGGCGACCGGGACACCGGCCGCGCGATGGTGGAGCACAAGGTGCCCGCGATGGCCTCCATCACCGGTTCGGTACGGGCGGGTATGCAGGTCGCCGAGTCCGCGGCCAAGGACGTCAAGCGCGTTCACCTGGAGCTGGGCGGCAAGGCGCCGGTCGTCGTCTTCGAGGACGCCGACATCGCCAAGGCCGTCGAGGACATCTCCGTCGCCGGATACTTCAACGCCGGTCAGGACTGCACGGCCGCCACCCGGGTGCTCGTGCACGAGTCGATCCACGACGAGTTCGTGACGGCACTGGCCAAGGCCGCGTCCGACACGAAGACCGGTCAGCCGGACGACGAGGACGTGCTGTACGGCCCGCTCAACAACGCCAACCAGCTGGCGCAGGTCAGCGGGTTCATCGACCGGCTGCCCGCGCACGCCAAGGTCGAGGCGGGCGGCAAGCGCGTCGGCGAGAAGGGCTTCTTCTACGCCCCCACGGTGGTGTCCGGGCTGAAGCAGGACGACGAGATCATCCAGCACGAGGTCTTCGGACCGGTGATCACGGTCCAGCCCTTCCGCGACGAGGAGCAGGCCCTCGCCTACGCCAACGACGTGGAGTACGCGCTGGCTTCCTCGGTGTGGACCAAGGACCACGCACGGGCCATGCGGATGTCCAAGAACCTGGACTTCGGCTGCGTGTGGATCAACACCCACATCCCGCTCGTCGCCGAGATGCCGCACGGCGGATTCAAGAAGTCCGGTTACGGCAAGGACCTGTCGGCGTACGGCTTCGAGGACTACACGCGCATCAAGCACGTGATGACGTCCCTGGACAGCTGA
- a CDS encoding polyamine ABC transporter substrate-binding protein has product MADLGVSRRTVLRGSGALAALAALTGCGVPAAYVKPGQRAGQDSSAQDRSLVFANWPLYIDTADDNPSKRPTLDAFEKRTGISVKYTEEINDNDEFFGKISPALMNHQQTGRDLIVISDWMAARFVRLGWVQEMDRAKQPNVAKYLDPQLLSPAFDKGRLHSVPWQSGITGIAYNRKKVGREIKHMSDLWAPDLRGKVTLLSGLDEAFALLMQGNGADITRWTAHDFHTMCDQVEKLVRKKQIRRFTGNDYIKDLSTGDVLACQAYSGDVIQLQADSPDIEFVVPEEGGELWAESMMIPNLARHKANAEKLIDYYYEPAVAAELAAWVNYVCPVPAAREVLASSKDKDLADLAEDPLIFPDDTMRKRLAIARDITSAERVEFTKRWNKIVGL; this is encoded by the coding sequence ATGGCAGATCTTGGTGTTTCCCGGCGTACGGTCCTCCGTGGTTCCGGCGCGCTCGCCGCGCTGGCCGCGCTCACCGGATGCGGGGTGCCCGCGGCGTACGTGAAGCCGGGACAGCGGGCCGGGCAGGACAGTTCGGCGCAGGACAGGAGCCTGGTCTTCGCCAACTGGCCCCTGTACATCGACACCGCGGACGACAACCCGTCGAAACGGCCCACGCTCGACGCCTTCGAGAAGCGGACCGGGATCTCGGTGAAGTACACCGAGGAGATCAACGACAACGACGAGTTCTTCGGGAAGATCAGCCCGGCGCTGATGAACCACCAGCAGACCGGGCGGGACCTGATCGTCATCAGTGACTGGATGGCGGCCCGGTTCGTACGGCTGGGCTGGGTCCAGGAGATGGACCGGGCCAAGCAGCCGAACGTCGCCAAGTACCTGGACCCGCAGCTCCTCTCGCCCGCCTTCGACAAGGGACGCCTGCACAGCGTGCCGTGGCAGTCCGGGATCACCGGCATCGCGTACAACCGCAAGAAGGTCGGCCGCGAGATCAAGCACATGAGCGACCTCTGGGCGCCCGACCTGCGCGGCAAGGTCACGCTGCTCTCCGGGCTCGACGAGGCGTTCGCGCTGCTCATGCAGGGGAACGGCGCCGACATCACCCGGTGGACCGCGCACGACTTCCACACCATGTGCGACCAGGTCGAGAAGCTCGTACGGAAGAAGCAGATCCGCCGCTTCACCGGCAACGACTACATCAAGGACCTGTCCACCGGCGATGTGCTCGCCTGCCAGGCGTACTCCGGCGACGTGATCCAGCTCCAGGCGGACAGCCCGGACATCGAGTTCGTGGTGCCCGAGGAGGGCGGCGAGCTGTGGGCGGAGTCGATGATGATCCCCAACCTCGCCCGCCACAAGGCCAATGCGGAGAAGCTGATCGACTACTACTACGAGCCCGCGGTCGCGGCGGAGCTGGCGGCATGGGTGAACTACGTGTGCCCCGTCCCGGCGGCGCGCGAGGTGCTGGCCTCGTCGAAGGACAAGGACCTGGCCGACCTGGCCGAGGACCCGCTGATCTTCCCCGACGACACGATGCGCAAGCGTCTCGCCATAGCCCGGGACATCACGTCGGCGGAGCGGGTCGAGTTCACCAAGCGGTGGAACAAGATCGTGGGGCTGTGA
- a CDS encoding DUF4190 domain-containing protein — translation MSDHVPHPSGDPEPPKDPWAPPGNSENKVPLDKPQPQTPPQPQSPVHDQQTVTAVPEAPSGAVPGQPGPAQPGDPQPGSVPPGYPQPGFAPPGFAQPGFAPPGFPPPGSVPPPPIGPNGPGQAPGAYGYPSYPGAGQQPGPAPYGGYPGYPGYGSQGGWGTVQRGPENGFGTAALVLGIISVVFFCGWGLGIILGGLALIFGILGRKRANRGEANNGGMALAGIILGSVGILFSAAFLSLMIWTIANSDDSGSYDYGDDSSYSSALATDAGR, via the coding sequence ATGTCAGACCACGTACCGCACCCTTCGGGGGATCCCGAACCGCCGAAGGACCCATGGGCTCCGCCCGGGAACAGCGAGAACAAGGTGCCGCTGGACAAGCCGCAGCCGCAGACACCGCCGCAGCCGCAGAGTCCGGTGCACGATCAGCAGACGGTCACGGCCGTGCCGGAGGCTCCCTCCGGCGCCGTTCCGGGACAGCCGGGTCCCGCGCAGCCGGGTGACCCGCAGCCCGGTTCGGTACCTCCCGGCTATCCGCAGCCCGGGTTCGCGCCGCCCGGGTTCGCGCAGCCGGGCTTCGCACCGCCCGGATTCCCGCCGCCCGGCTCCGTACCGCCCCCGCCGATCGGGCCGAACGGTCCCGGGCAGGCTCCCGGGGCGTACGGCTACCCGTCCTACCCGGGGGCGGGCCAGCAGCCCGGCCCCGCTCCCTACGGTGGCTACCCCGGATACCCGGGGTACGGCAGCCAGGGCGGCTGGGGAACCGTCCAGCGTGGTCCGGAGAACGGCTTCGGGACCGCCGCGCTGGTGCTCGGCATCATCAGCGTGGTCTTCTTCTGCGGCTGGGGTCTGGGCATCATCCTGGGCGGACTCGCCCTGATATTCGGGATCCTGGGCCGTAAGCGGGCCAACCGCGGCGAGGCGAACAACGGCGGCATGGCGCTCGCCGGGATCATCCTGGGCTCGGTCGGGATCCTGTTCAGCGCTGCCTTTCTCAGCCTGATGATCTGGACCATCGCGAACAGCGACGACTCCGGTTCGTACGACTACGGGGACGATTCCTCGTACTCCAGCGCGCTGGCCACCGACGCCGGACGGTAA
- a CDS encoding ABC transporter ATP-binding protein — MAAPPDNDVLWTRSAHFSHSGSPALTNVSLGVHDGEILSVLGPRGSGKTTLLRCLSGQLVPQEGEVWFNSGPVHTLGQAARERLRLERFSWIDPEPRLVPELTAWENVALPLLLNGAPHRVAKRAAAEWLERLDIGAYARKRPPALLQAQRQRVVIARSLISAPSVLFADEPTASLHQADCGQVLRTLVAAARSHGITVVLATHDPEVAEHADRTVRLRDGRLVTSAADTGSLTTEGRAACSLSV; from the coding sequence ATGGCTGCCCCGCCCGACAACGACGTGCTCTGGACGCGCTCCGCCCACTTCTCCCACAGCGGCTCGCCCGCACTCACCAATGTCTCGCTCGGCGTCCACGACGGGGAGATCCTCTCCGTACTCGGCCCGCGCGGCAGCGGGAAGACGACCCTGCTGCGCTGCCTCTCGGGTCAACTCGTCCCGCAGGAGGGCGAGGTGTGGTTCAACAGCGGCCCCGTCCACACCCTGGGCCAGGCGGCCCGTGAGCGGCTGCGCCTCGAACGGTTCAGCTGGATCGACCCCGAACCCCGGCTCGTGCCCGAACTGACGGCCTGGGAGAACGTGGCTCTCCCGCTGCTGCTGAACGGCGCGCCGCACCGGGTGGCCAAGCGCGCCGCCGCCGAATGGCTGGAGCGGCTCGACATCGGCGCGTACGCGCGCAAGCGCCCGCCCGCCCTGCTGCAGGCCCAGCGGCAGCGGGTCGTCATCGCCCGCTCGCTGATCTCCGCTCCTTCGGTCCTCTTCGCCGACGAGCCCACCGCGTCGCTGCACCAGGCGGACTGCGGCCAGGTGCTGCGCACGCTCGTCGCGGCGGCCCGCTCGCACGGCATCACCGTCGTCCTCGCCACCCATGACCCCGAAGTGGCCGAGCACGCCGACCGGACCGTGCGGCTCCGGGACGGGCGCCTCGTCACCTCCGCCGCCGATACCGGCTCCCTGACGACGGAAGGCCGCGCCGCGTGCTCGCTCTCCGTCTAG
- a CDS encoding aspartate aminotransferase family protein yields the protein MSKDLSQTAYDHLWMHFTDMSSYENAPVPTIVRGEGTYIYDDKGKRYLDGLAGLFVVNAGHGRHELAETAYKQAQELAFFPIWSYAHPKAVELAERLAHHAPGDLNKVFFTTGGGEAVETAWKLAKQYHKLTGNHTKYKVISRAVAYHGTPAGALSITGLPALKAPFEPLVPGAHKVPNTNIYRAPIHGDDPVAFGRWAADQIEQEILFEGPETVAAVFLEPVQNAGGCFPPPPGYFQRVREICDKYNVLLVSDEVICAFGRLGTMFACDKFDYIPDMITCAKGMTSGYSPIGACIVSDRLAEPFYRDGNTFLHGYTFGGHPVSAAVGLANLDIFERENLNQHVLDNEGAFLSTLQKLHDLPIVGDVRGNGFFYGIELVKDKATKETFNEEETERILYNAVSKGLFENGLYCRADDRGDPVVQLAPPLIADQSTFDEIESILRVVLTDAWAKL from the coding sequence ATGAGCAAGGACCTCAGCCAGACCGCGTACGACCACCTGTGGATGCACTTCACGGACATGTCGTCGTACGAGAACGCGCCCGTTCCCACCATCGTGCGTGGCGAGGGCACCTACATCTACGACGACAAGGGCAAGCGCTACCTCGACGGGCTCGCGGGCCTGTTCGTGGTCAACGCGGGCCACGGCCGCCACGAGCTGGCCGAGACCGCGTACAAGCAGGCCCAGGAACTGGCCTTCTTCCCGATCTGGTCGTACGCCCACCCGAAGGCCGTGGAACTCGCCGAGCGCCTCGCGCACCACGCGCCCGGCGACCTCAACAAGGTCTTCTTCACCACGGGCGGCGGCGAAGCGGTCGAGACCGCCTGGAAGTTGGCGAAGCAGTACCACAAGCTCACCGGCAACCACACGAAGTACAAGGTCATCTCCCGTGCGGTGGCCTACCACGGCACCCCGGCGGGCGCCCTGTCCATCACCGGACTGCCTGCCCTGAAGGCCCCGTTCGAGCCGCTCGTCCCCGGCGCGCACAAGGTTCCCAACACCAACATCTACCGCGCCCCGATCCACGGCGACGACCCGGTGGCCTTCGGCCGCTGGGCCGCCGACCAGATCGAGCAGGAGATCCTCTTCGAGGGCCCGGAGACCGTCGCGGCCGTCTTCCTGGAGCCGGTGCAGAACGCGGGCGGCTGCTTCCCGCCCCCGCCCGGTTACTTCCAGCGGGTGCGCGAGATCTGCGACAAGTACAACGTGCTGCTCGTGTCGGACGAGGTCATCTGCGCCTTCGGCCGTCTCGGCACGATGTTCGCCTGCGACAAGTTCGACTACATCCCCGACATGATCACCTGCGCCAAGGGCATGACGTCGGGGTACTCGCCGATAGGCGCGTGCATCGTCTCCGACCGGCTGGCGGAGCCGTTCTACCGGGACGGCAACACCTTCCTGCACGGGTACACCTTCGGCGGCCACCCGGTCTCCGCGGCCGTCGGTCTCGCCAACCTCGACATCTTCGAGCGCGAGAACCTCAACCAGCACGTCCTCGACAACGAGGGCGCCTTCCTCTCCACGCTGCAGAAGCTGCACGACCTGCCGATCGTCGGCGACGTCCGCGGCAACGGCTTCTTCTACGGCATCGAGCTGGTCAAGGACAAGGCCACCAAGGAGACCTTCAACGAGGAGGAGACCGAGCGCATCCTCTACAACGCGGTCTCCAAGGGCCTCTTCGAGAACGGCCTGTACTGCAGGGCCGACGACCGCGGCGACCCGGTCGTCCAGCTGGCGCCGCCGCTGATCGCCGACCAGTCGACGTTCGACGAGATCGAGTCCATCCTGCGCGTGGTCCTCACCGACGCCTGGGCCAAGCTCTGA
- a CDS encoding adenosine deaminase: MTDLHPFVAGLPKAELHVHHVGSATPRIVAELAAHHPDSIVPTDPEALADYFTFTDFGHFIQVYLSVVDLIRTPEDVRLLTYEIARDMARQNIRYAELTVTPYSSTRRGIPEAAFMEAIEDARKSAESELGTVLRWCFDIPGEAGLESAAETARLAVDLRPEGLVSFGLGGPEIGVERPQFKPFFDRARAAGLHSVPHAGETTGPETIWDAINHLGAERIGHGTSATQDPKLLAHLAEQRIALEVCPTSNIATRAVRSLDEHPVREMVDAGVLVTINSDDPPMFGTDLNNEYLVAARLLDLDEAGIAALAKNAVDASFLDDAGKARLTTEIDTYTANWLAR; the protein is encoded by the coding sequence ATGACCGACCTGCACCCCTTCGTCGCGGGGCTCCCCAAGGCCGAACTGCACGTGCACCACGTGGGTTCCGCGACGCCGCGCATCGTCGCCGAACTCGCGGCGCACCACCCGGACTCCATAGTGCCCACCGATCCCGAGGCGCTCGCCGACTACTTCACGTTCACCGACTTCGGGCACTTCATCCAGGTGTACCTCTCCGTGGTGGACCTGATCCGTACGCCGGAGGACGTGCGGCTGCTGACCTACGAGATCGCGCGCGACATGGCCCGCCAGAACATCCGGTACGCGGAGCTGACGGTCACCCCGTACTCCTCCACCCGGCGCGGCATCCCCGAGGCCGCCTTCATGGAGGCGATCGAGGACGCCAGGAAGTCGGCCGAGTCGGAGCTGGGCACCGTACTGCGCTGGTGCTTCGACATCCCGGGTGAGGCGGGGCTCGAATCCGCCGCGGAGACCGCGCGGCTCGCGGTGGATCTGCGCCCCGAGGGGCTGGTCTCCTTCGGGCTCGGCGGCCCCGAGATCGGGGTGGAGCGCCCGCAGTTCAAGCCCTTCTTCGACCGGGCGCGCGCGGCGGGCCTGCACTCGGTGCCGCACGCCGGTGAGACGACGGGCCCCGAGACCATCTGGGACGCGATCAACCACCTGGGCGCGGAGCGCATCGGCCACGGCACCAGCGCGACGCAGGACCCGAAGCTGCTGGCCCACCTCGCCGAGCAGCGCATCGCGCTGGAGGTGTGCCCGACCTCCAACATCGCGACCCGGGCCGTCCGTTCGCTCGACGAGCACCCGGTCAGGGAGATGGTGGACGCGGGCGTCCTGGTGACGATCAACAGCGACGATCCGCCGATGTTCGGCACCGATCTCAACAACGAGTACCTGGTCGCCGCCCGGCTGCTGGACCTCGACGAAGCGGGCATCGCGGCCCTCGCGAAGAACGCCGTCGACGCGTCCTTCCTCGACGACGCGGGCAAGGCCCGGCTGACCACGGAGATCGACACGTACACCGCGAACTGGCTGGCGCGGTAG
- a CDS encoding NADAR family protein, translated as MERTDALAARIDAGERIKFLAFWGHTPRPDGRIGTSCLSQWWPSPFEVDGVRYATAEHWMMAAKARLFGDADAERAVLAAANPALAKKAGRLVRGFDEEIWQRERYGIVVEGSVHKFGADAALREFLLATGDRVLVEASPMDRIWGIGLAADDERAQQPARWRGLNLLGFALMDARDRLRTATG; from the coding sequence ATGGAGAGGACCGACGCACTCGCCGCCCGGATCGACGCGGGCGAGCGGATCAAGTTCCTGGCCTTCTGGGGGCATACGCCGAGGCCGGACGGCCGTATCGGGACGAGTTGTCTCAGTCAGTGGTGGCCGTCACCGTTCGAGGTCGACGGCGTGCGGTACGCGACGGCCGAGCACTGGATGATGGCGGCCAAGGCACGGCTCTTCGGCGACGCGGACGCGGAGCGCGCGGTGCTGGCGGCGGCGAATCCCGCACTGGCGAAGAAGGCCGGGCGGCTGGTGCGCGGCTTCGACGAGGAGATATGGCAGCGCGAGCGCTACGGAATCGTGGTCGAGGGCAGCGTGCACAAGTTCGGCGCGGACGCGGCGCTGCGTGAGTTCCTGCTGGCGACCGGGGACCGCGTGCTCGTCGAGGCCAGCCCGATGGACCGGATATGGGGCATCGGGCTGGCCGCGGACGACGAGCGGGCCCAGCAGCCGGCCCGCTGGCGCGGGCTCAATCTGCTGGGGTTCGCGCTGATGGACGCCAGGGACCGGCTGCGTACGGCGACCGGCTGA
- a CDS encoding glycerophosphodiester phosphodiesterase codes for MRTVTAVGHRGDPYLFRENTLPSVRSAVERGADAVEIDVRLTRDGEAVLLHDATLERLWRHDRPLSRVSADELRGLTDGGVPTLREALLAAGGHRVMIDLPDATPAAVREVVAVVRECGAGERVYYCAGPTTMLRVREADPGAEIAMTWTTLAPPRPVLLDAVKPRWLNYRFGLLSPQLCERVHRDGLLVSAWTPDTKRAMRRLIGAGVDSITTNRVDALCAVRAA; via the coding sequence ATGCGCACCGTCACTGCCGTCGGCCACCGCGGCGATCCCTATCTCTTCCGTGAGAACACCCTGCCCTCCGTCCGCTCCGCGGTGGAGCGGGGCGCGGACGCGGTGGAGATCGATGTCCGGCTGACCCGCGACGGCGAGGCCGTGCTGCTGCACGACGCGACACTGGAGCGGCTGTGGCGCCACGACCGACCGCTCTCCCGGGTGTCGGCGGACGAACTGCGGGGGCTCACGGACGGTGGCGTCCCCACGCTCCGCGAGGCGCTCCTGGCGGCCGGCGGCCATCGCGTCATGATCGATCTGCCGGATGCCACACCGGCCGCGGTCCGCGAGGTCGTCGCCGTCGTGCGGGAGTGCGGCGCGGGCGAGCGCGTGTACTACTGCGCGGGGCCCACCACCATGCTCCGTGTGCGGGAGGCCGATCCCGGCGCCGAGATCGCCATGACCTGGACGACGCTCGCCCCGCCGCGTCCGGTGCTGCTCGACGCGGTGAAGCCGCGCTGGCTCAACTACCGTTTCGGGCTGCTGAGTCCGCAGCTGTGCGAGCGGGTGCACCGGGACGGGCTGCTGGTCTCGGCCTGGACCCCGGACACCAAACGCGCGATGCGGCGGCTGATCGGCGCCGGCGTCGACTCGATCACCACGAACCGCGTCGACGCACTGTGCGCGGTCCGCGCGGCCTGA